A DNA window from Setaria viridis chromosome 2, Setaria_viridis_v4.0, whole genome shotgun sequence contains the following coding sequences:
- the LOC117845438 gene encoding ATP-dependent helicase BRM isoform X1, whose translation MTHNHEQQQAHQSGAPHGMMGPGGSNFPQSSSPMPPVQSQMNLPPSSGPQGMVGGQVHNQVAMQQQYLKLAMLQQQQQQKVAHGMLLQQQAKLNMLGSSSRDQDMVNNPAKMQELMALQAQMFKRQAEHLQQAEKQKEQGQPSSDEQRSRDMRPTMAPLGVPGQQLPSAGMMRPMQPMQGQVGISSAGGGPLTPLQFQAVQAWAKENNFDLSNPANMSAVSQLLPIWQSSRMAAMQKQNEASMAAQQQATPSQMNSDTPGCGNVPNQGAPSKPGQPLPPSSVSGGEEAKVVNLSNLQLQQQLSAHNRDGSNERAVRSPVTAGDGAQMMMHTPQSSGHVNKVPEQSTPKNALANSEAMQVQHVRQMQQLNQAAAPTASPGETGGSQAPIPSARLQPGQTGFTKNQLHVLKAQILAFRRLKRGDRTLPPEVLELIVSGRSPPDSQGQQISGPQAIHNCERPGVSNADEHGRHIESGDKVPEKPALLKGPCLSKVEASASEDKASPASVPGPMQVMKASPKESLKIGPVSVPEHSNTTMIKSEHEIEQCVQRTPRSDYSSERGKSLPAESGSADAEQAKRAGSTSSAPPPRDVPRKYHGPLFDSPSFTRRHDSLGSANYNSNLSLGYDVKDLLAQEGLIVLDKKREDNLKKISSLLAINLERKRIRPDLVLRLQIEEKKLKLLEHQARLRDEVEHEQQEIMAMPDRIYRKFVRQCERQRVELARHVQQMQKASREKQLKSIFQWRKKLLEAHWAIRDARITRNRGVAKYHERMLREFSKRKDDDRNKRMEALKNNDVERYRQILLEQQTSVPGDAAQRYNVLSSFLTQTEEYLYKLGGKITATKSQQQIEEAANAAAAAARAQGLSEEEVKAAAQCAGQEVMIRNTFSEMNAPRDNTSVNKYYTLAHAVSERVTKQPSLLRAGTLREYQLVGLQWMLSLYNNKLNGILADEMGLGKTVQVMALIAYLMEFKGNYGPHLIIVPNAVLVNWKSELLNWLPSASCIFYVGAKDQRQKLFSQEVLAMKFNVLVTTYEFVMFDRSKLSKIDWKYIIIDEAQRMKDRDSVLARDLDRYRCQRRLLLTGTPLQNDLKELWSLLNLLLPEVFDSSKAFQDWFSKPFQRDGPTHSEEDDWLETEKKVIIIHRLHQILEPFMLRRRVEDVEGSLPRKDSIVLRCRMSAVQGAIYDWIKSTGTIRVDPEDEKMRAQRNPMYQFKTYKNLNNKCMELRKVCNHPLLSYPFLNHGKDFMIRSCGKLWNLDRILIKLHKAGHRVLLFSTMTKLLDIMEDYLQWRRLVYRRIDGTTSLEDRESAIVDFNRPGSDCFIFLLSIRAAGRGLNLQSADTVVIYDPDPNPQNEEQAVARAHRIGQTREVKVIYMEAVVDNISSYQKEDELRNGGSGDLEDDLAGKDRYMGSIESLIRNNIQQYKMDMADEVINAGRFDQRTTHEERRMTLETLLHDDERYQETVHDVPSLQEVNRMIARTEREVELFDQMDEDFDWTGDMMKHHQVPKWLRASSTEVDAVVASLSKKPLRNMSSGGIALDTNDTPEKRRGRPKGTGKYSIYREIDDEDLEESDEGSEERNTTPLPEDGEIEEFEDEEDNDDSVPDNKDESEEEEPINDDGYNFTNGLRSRKAIRMEEAGSTGSSSGSRRLPPPAPSSSSKKLRSLSALDARPGSLSRRTLDDLEEGEIAMSGDSHMDLQQSGSWNHERDDGEDEHVLQPKIKRKRSIRIRPRLNAEKQEARSGGEAVFPQRGTHHAFQGSDDYNSQFKSDLDSHAFADPAARQQDAVHPMVKQKRNMPSRKVSPAPRTGKSTYLCGSGEGSVERSKENWSSKAMDSSTPEFRGTKMSDSMQRKCKNVISKLWRRIDKEGHQIIPNISSWWRRNENSSFRGPSCSTLDLQKIEQRVDGFEYSSVTEFIGDMQQMLKSVVQHFSYRHEVQIEAETLHNLFFNIMNIAFPDSDFSEAKNAMSFSNPGRAASGTAGPSTKHAALGHKRRASTSEAEQHGSGHIRHNQSSEVPSRPHSSRSEIDSRHSGSGSRDQLPDGAGLLHPSDMFIVKKKRQERARSSIGSPSSSGRAGRLSPTNPVRLGTVPSPRGARTPFQRDAHPSQHSVHSTGWIVHSDHGGSSSAPGIGDIQWAKPSKRQRTDAGKRRPSHL comes from the exons ATGACGCATAACCATGAACAGCAGCAAGCACACCAATCCGGTGCGCCCCATGGCATGATGGGGCCAGGCGGCAGTAACTTCCCTCAGTCCTCCAGCCCAATGCCCCCGGTCCAGAGTCAGATGAACTTGCCGCCATCCAGCGGACCACAAGGCATGGTTGGAGGTCAGGTGCACAACCAGGTTGCGATGCAGCAACAATACCTGAAGCTTGCgatgctgcagcagcagcagcagcagaaggtgGCCCACGGGATGCTCCTCCAGCAGCAGGCCAAGTTGAATATGCTGGGGTCATCGTCAAGAGACCAAGATATGGTTAACAACCCTGCCAAGATGCAGGAGCTTATGGCCCTTCAGGCACAGATGTTTAAGCGACAAGCTGAACATCTTCAGCAGGCGGAGAAGCAGAAAGAGCAGGGACAACCAAGTAGTGATGAGCAAAGAAGCCGTGATATGAGGCCAACTATGGCTCCTCTGGGAGTCCCTGGACAGCAGTTGCCATCAGCGGGTATGATGAGGCCCATGCAACCAATGCAAGGCCAGGTGGGCATTAGCAGCGCCGGTGGTGGCCCATTAACGCCATTGCAGTTTCAAGCCGTGCAAGCCTGGGCAAAGGAGAACAATTTCGACCTGTCCAATCCTGCAAACATGAGTGCAGTTTCTCAACTCCTGCCAATCTGGCAGTCAAGCAGGATGGCAGCCATGCAGAAGCAGAATGAGGCAAGTATGGCTGCACAGCAGCAAGCAACGCCCTCGCAAATGAACAGTGATACCCCAGGGTGTGGTAATGTTCCCAATCAGGGTGCCCCATCGAAGCCCGGTCAGCCCCTTCCCCCAAGCTCAGTTTCTGGTGGAGAAGAGGCTAAGGTAGTGAATTTGAGCAACTTGCAGTTGCAACAACAGTTATCTGCCCATAACAGGGATGGCTCAAATGAAAGGGCTGTGAGGTCACCTGTGACAGCGGGCGATGGTGCACAGATGATGATGCATACCCCGCAAAGCTCTGGACATGTGAATAAGGTTCCTGAGCAATCCACTCCAAAAAATGCCCTTGCAAATTCAGAAGCGATGCAGGTGCAGCATGTGAGACAGATGCAGCAACTTAACCAAGCTGCTGCCCCCACAGCATCCCCTGGTGAAACAGGAGGATCACAAGCCCCAATTCCAAGTGCTCGGCTGCAACCAGGGCAAACAGGTTTCACAAAAAATCAACTTCATGTACTCAAAGCTCAGATATTAGCTTTTCGGCGTTTAAAG CGTGGTGATCGTACTCTCCCGCCAGAAGTTCTTGAATTAATTGTGTCTGGGCGGTCTCCTCCTGATTCACAAGGGCAGCAGATTTCTGGACCTCAGGCAATACATAACTGTGAAAGGCCTGGTGTAAGCAATGCTGATGAACATGGAAGGCACATTGAGAGTGGTGATAAAGTTCCTGAAAAACCTGCATTGTTGAAGGGACCATGTTTATCAAAGGTGGAGGCTTCAGCTTCAGAAGATAAAGCTAGTCCTGCCAGTGTTCCTGGTCCCATGCAAGTGATGAAAGCTTCACCGAAAGAGTCTCTTAAAATTGGACCAGTTTCAGTACCAGAGCATAGTAACACTACTATGATTAAATCTGAGCACGAAATAGAACAGTGTGTCCAGAGAACACCTAGAAGCGATTACAGTTCTGAGAGGGGTAAATCTTTACCGGCAGAAAGTGGTTCAGCAGACGCTGAGCAGGCAAAAAGGGCTGGCTCCACAAGCAGTGCCCCACCTCCAAGAGACGTTCCTAGAAAATACCATGGTCCGCTATTTGATTCCCCGTCCTTCACTAGGAGGCATGATTCCTTAGGATCTGCAAACTACAACAGTAATCTCTCACTAGGTTATGATGTTAAAGATTTATTAGCTCAAGAAGGGTTGATCGTTCTTGATAAGAAACGTGAGGATAACTTGAAAAAGATAAGCAGTTTGCTTGCAATCAATCTAGAGAGGAAAAGAATCCGTCCTGATCTTGTCTTGAGGCTACAGattgaagagaagaaactcAAACTCCTAGAACATCAGGCTCGGCTAAGGGATGAAGTTGAGCATGAGCAACAAGAAATAATGGCAATGCCAGATAGGATATACAGAAAGTTTGTCAGACAATGTGAACGTCAACGGGTTGAGCTTGCAAGACATGTTCAGCAGATGCAGAAAGCCTCGAGAGAGAAGCAGCTGAAATCAATTTTCCAGTGGCGCAAGAAGCTTCTGGAGGCACATTGGGCCATTCGCGATGCTCGAATAACTCGTAATAGAGGGGTGGCCAAGTACCATGAAAGGATGTTGCGAGAATTCTCGAAAAGGAAAGATGATGATAGGAACAAAAGAATGGAGGCATTGAAAAACAATGACGTGGAAAGATACCGTCAAATACTTTTGGaacaacaaactagtgttcctGGTGATGCAGCTCAAAGATATAATGTTCTATCTTCTTTCCTGACCCAGACTGAAGAGTACCTTTATAAGCTTGGAGGAAAAATAACTGCTACCAAGAGTCAGCAACAAATAGAAGAAGCAGCAaatgctgctgcagcagctgcacgGGCACAG GGTCTATCTGAGGAAGAAGTGAAGGCTGCTGCACAATGTGCTGGTCAGGAGGTTATGATAAGGAACACGTTCTCTGAGATGAATGCACCAAGGGATAATACATCTGTTAACAA GTACTATACTTTGGCTCATGCTGTGAGTGAGAGAGTTACAAAGCAGCCATCGCTGTTGCGAGCAGGAACTTTAAGGGAGTACCAGTTG GTGGGCCTGCAGTGGATGCTTTCTTTGTACAATAATAAGTTGAATGGTATTTTGGCTGATGAGATGGGTCTTGGCAAGACTGTGCAG GTTATGGCATTGATCGCATACCTGATGGAGTTTAAAGGGAATTATGGCCCACATCTCATAATAGTGCCAAATGCTGTCTTGGTCAATTGGAAG AGTGAACTGCTAAATTGGCTGCCATCTGCATCTTGCATCTTTTATGTTGGTGCAAAGGACCAAAGGCAGAAGCTGTTCTCTCAA GAGGTTTTGGCCATGAAATTTAATGTTCTTGTTACGACATATGAATTTGTTATGTTTGATCGTTCCAAGCTTTCAAAGATTGATTGGAAGTACATTATAATTGATGAGGCACAGCGGATGAAGGATAGAGACTCAGTCTTGGCACGTGATCTTGATCGCTATCGTTGCCAACGACGCCTCCTTCTCACTGGTACTCCTCTACAG AATGATCTCAAGGAGCTTTGGTCCCTCTTGAATCTGTTGCTTCCAGAAGTATTTGATAGTAGTAAGGCATTCCAAGATTGGTTCTCTAAGCCGTTTCAGAGGGATGGTCCGACACACAGTGAAGAAGACGATTGGCTTGAGACAGAGAAGAAAGTAATAATCATTCACAGATTGCATCAGATTTTGGAACCTTTCATGCTACGTAGACGTGTGGAAGATGTTGAAGGCTCACTTCCACGAAAG GATTCCATTGTCTTGAGGTGCAGAATGTCTGCGGTTCAAGGAGCTATATATGATTGGATCAAATCTACCGGTACTATTAGAGTTGATCCTGAAGATGAGAAAATGCGTGCACAAAGGAATCCCATGTACCAGTTCAAGACATACAAGAATCTCAACAACAAGTGCATGGAGCTAAGAAAAGTTTGTAACCATCCTCTTCTGTCATATCCATTCTTGAATCATGGGAAAGATTTTATGATCAGATCTTGCGGGAAGTTATGGAATCTTGATAGAATTTTAATTAAGCTTCATAAGGCAGGCCATCGTGTTCTCCTTTTTAGCACAATGACGAAACTTCTTGACATCATGGAAGACTATTTGCAATGGAGGCGACTTGTTTACAGGCGCATTGATGGAACAACAAGCTTGGAAGATCGAGAGTCGGCGATCGTTGACTTCAACAGGCCTGGTTCTGATTGTTTTATATTCTTGCTTAGTATTCGTGCTGCCGGTAGGGGGCTGAATCTTCAGAGCGCAGACACGGTTGTAATATATGACCCTGATCCAAATCCACAAAATGAAGAGCAAGCAGTTGCTAGGGCCCATCGTATAGGGCAGACTAGGGAGGTAAAGGTTATTTACATGGAGGCTGTTGTCGATAACATATCAAGTTATCAGAAAGAGGATGAGTTGAGAAATGGTGGGAGTGGAGATTTGGAGGATGATCTTGCTGGGAAAGACAGGTACATGGGATCAATTGAAAGTCTCATCCGCAACAATATCCAACAATACAAAATGGATATGGCGGATGAGGTCATTAATGCTGGTCGTTTTGATCAAAGAACAACCCATGAGGAAAGGCGGATGACTTTGGAGACACTCCTGCATGATGATGAGAGATACCAAGAAACTGTCCATGATGTGCCTTCATTACAGGAAGTGAACCGAATGATTGCTAGGACTGAACGTGAAGTTGAACTTTTTGACCAGATGGATGAAGACTTTGATTGGACGGGGGATATGATGAAACATCATCAGGTTCCAAAGTGGCTCCGTGCAAGCTCCACTGAAGTAGATGCTGTTGTGGCAAGTCTATCCAAAAAGCCGTTGAGGAATATGTCGTCTGGTGGCATTGCTTTAGACACTAATGATACACCTGAGAAGAGAAGGGGGCGGCCAAAGGGTACTGGCAAGTACTCCATCTACAGGGAGATTGACGACGAAGATCTTGAAGAATCTGATGAAGGTTCTGAGGAGAGGAATACCACACCCCTGCCTGAAGATGGGGAAATAGAGGAATTCGAAGATGAAGAGGACAATGATGATTCGGTACCTGATAACAAGGAtgaatcagaggaagaagagccAATCAATGATGATGGGTACAATTTTACCAATGGATTAAGAAGCAGAAAAGCTATTAGGATGGAAGAAGCTGGTTCCACGGGCTCTTCTTCTGGAAGCAGGAGATTACCACCACCTGCACCTTCCTCTTCGTCAAAAAAATTGCGGTCTCTATCTGCATTAGATGCCCGGCCTGGTTCTTTGTCAAGGAGAACT CTGGATGACCTGGAGGAAGGTGAGATTGCAATGTCAGGGGACTCGCATATGGACCTCCAGCAGTCAGGGAGCTGGAATCATGAACGTGATGACGGTGAGGATGAGCATGTGTTGCAACCAAAAATAAAACGCAAACGGAGTATTCGTATTCGTCCAAGACTGAATGCAGAAAAGCAGGAAGCTAGATCTGGTGGAGAAGCGGTCTTCCCTCAGCGTGGTACTCATCATGCATTTCAAGGCAGTGATGATTATAATTCACAATTTAAGTCTGACCTAGATTCACATGCTTTTGCTGATCCAGCTGCCAGGCAGCAAGACGCTGTTCATCCTATGGTCAAACAGAAGCGCAACATGCCATCTAGGAAGGTTTCGCCTGCTCCTAGAACAGGGAAATCGACTTACTTGTGTGGATCCGGGGAAGGATCTGTTGAACGCTCCAAGGAAAATTGGAGCAGTAAGGCCATGGACTCTTCTACCCCAGAGTTCCGTGGCACAAAGATGTCTGACAGTATGCAAAGAAAG TGCAAGAATGTGATAAGCAAGCTTTGGAGGAGGATTGACAAAGAGGGTCATCAAATCATACCTAATATATCTTCTTGGTGGCGGAGGAATGAAAATTCCTCATTCAGAGGTCCATCTTGCAGCACCCTTGACCTACAGAAAATTGAACAGCGAGTTGATGGATTCGAGTATAGCTCTGTAACTGAGTTCATAGGGGACATGCAGCAGATGTTGAAGAGTGTGGTTCAGCATTTCAGCTATAGGCATGAG GTACAGATAGAAGCTGAGACCCTCCATAACTTATTTTTCAACATAATGAATATTGCGTTCCCAGACTCGGACTTCAGCGAAGCTAAGAATGCAATGTCATTTTCAAATCCTGGAAGAGCTGCAAGTGGCACTGCTGGGCCATCAACAAAGCATGCTGCTTTAGGCCATAAGCGCCGTGCTAGCACCAGTGAAGCGGAGCAGCATGGCTCAGGACATATCAGGCATAATCAGTCTAGCGAGGTTCCTAGTCGGCCTCACAGTTCCAGATCAGAGATAGACTCGAGGCATTCTGGATCCGGCAGCCGAGATCAGCTCCCAGATGGTGCTGGGTTATTGCACCCGAGCGATATGTTCATTGTTAAGAAGAAAAGGCAAGAACGGGCAAGGAGCAGCATTGGGTCTCCGTCTAGCTCAGGACGAGCTGGACGGCTCTCGCCAACCAACCCTGTGCGGCTGGGCACAGTGCCCTCACCCAGAGGTGCCAGGACGCCATTCCAAAGGGATGCACATCCATCTCAGCACTCGGTGCATTCCACTGGGTGGATTGTGCATTCGGATCATGGGGGAAGTTCCTCAGCACCTGGCATTGGAGACATCCAATGGGCCAAGCCATCCAAGCGACAAAGGACTGACGCTGGCAAGAGGCGGCCGAGCCATTTGTGA